The DNA sequence TGACATACATCTTATAGACTTGGATTTCAATAAACATGCAGCTCAAGCGCGTCTAGGCCACGCAGAGCACGTGTATCTCGTCGATGGCAATTTGACAGAAGTTGACACGCGTGTAGGCCACGCAGAGCACATGTATGATCCATCCATCTCGTTCGATGGCAAGTTGACATACAAGGTCGCGCGCGTGTAGGCCACGCAAATCAAGTGCATGTGCTACCTTTCTCGATCTTGTCTACGAcaattttgacaaaaacacagtTCTCGTTCATGTAACCGCGCGTTCTTAGGACAGTCTGGGAGCAGAACCTCGGGCATCCGCTCGCAACGTTGATATTTCGTGTCGGACGCTGGAAACTTATGCTGCACGGGTCTGGATCAAACGTCTCTGAAATATTCATTCCGTTATCCTGGTCTATCAATGTTATCGTAATTGTTTCTTGGAATGGCCAGGGCAATATTGAGTCATATTCACCGCGCATTAATGCTATGAATATCGACAAGTAGTTATCCCTCGCGCTACCGTCGCCGTTAGGAAATAACCGCGCACACAATTTGTAACCGAAACGATGCGTATAAAACGGGGAGCTGTAAATAGAAGTTGCGTTGTCTGATTTTGCCTCCGCATATCTTTCGGtaaatttttctattttccatAAAAAGGTACCATCGTAGGAAGTTGCCTGTTGTATCTGGATCCTAAGATCCTCTTGGAAGAGTTTAGTCTTGTGTATTGTTATGGAGCTTTCCAGTTGGCTTAATCGTCTGTTCAGCTTGTTAGGATTTGTCTGACTATCATCTCGGACCTCAAGTCTTTTCATTAGCGATAACAGGCATTCTTTATTCGCTTTTGTTTTTACCCTAAACGTTTTCAGCTTGTCTAGCATTCTCACTTCTCCTACTAAGTTTTCTTGGTCAAAACGCATCCAGATTTCTGCAATGTCACCTTTTTGGTTTGCCACTGTCTTTTCTACTTTTCCTAGTCGTGCGTTCTGGTCATTAAACCTTTCTTTCATTTGCGCAAATTCGTACTTATGCCTTTCCAATTCAGTCTTAAAAGATGTATTTTCCCCATCAAAACGCTCTAGCTGATTCTGAAGCTCCAATAAATTTGGTTGAGGTTCCCCTGTCGTCCTCCCTAGTAAGATCATATGTTTAATCACGTGTTTGTTTTGGTGTTCCCTTAGagctatttttttaactttataaGTACATCCTAAAGGGCTGAATCTGCAGTCGGTCAGCGCATTCGGGCATTCCCGCGTATGCGCACTAagcttttttctttcaatacATTTAACTCCGCACTCGTTAGGACACTCAATTGGAAATGCGGGACATTTTTTGAGGTGTTCAATGAGTGTTCTTTCAGGGACATCGTTTTGACAGTACACACACGTGATTAGCCGGAATGGGCATTCTTTCTCAACATGTTTCGCCAGTTGGAAACGAAGCATTATCTCGCCACAACCGTCAGATGCGTGGATACACGATACCTGGGGACAGAAAAAAGATAGGTCATTCATGTTTGGTTCACTATAGTGTCACTCAACCCTAACCATTACTTTTGTGAGCCATATTTGAAGGGGAAAATCTCGGCATACCGCTTAACTCAATGCGTGTCAATCGATCTATAAATCAATCGTTTAATCATTTGTTCAGTCAGATAGTTGAGAAAATAACGTATTCTTACCCAGGACGTCGAGGACAGCGTAAAGAGGCGCGAGGACGAAGTGACGGCGAGAGGCTcttctttccctccccctctaccGGCCTTATTCCGCCTCGTTCATAAGCGagggtttccgaggatgatTCAAGACTAGAGAGGTTATGGTAGAAAATACTATGCCGGGGAGATGTTAAACGGGGGATACTTCCTTCATGTTTGTTGTGTCGCCATTTGAACAAATTCcaacccatttttttttcttcttttcgtTTTCTAGGCATGCAGGGAAATTTATAACGGGTTAAAAATCATATTTCAAGGGCTCACAGGGGCTGATATTCAGTCATATTTCGAGGGTTCCCTTTGCAGTTTTAGAGGGAGAAAGTCGCTTCATTTTTGTCGTGTCGCCATATGACGAAATACAAACCCAATATTAAAGAAAACCGTATAGTTCGGGAGCCAGTCAAGACTAACCTTTATAAATGCACATACTTCTTCATGCACGGTAACCATGGCAACAGGTCCAGTCCATTGGCAGCCATCACACCTTCCATGACAGTAACACGGAAGCGCCTGCATCTCTGCTAAGGCACAGCGGTCATGGAACACGCTCAAGGCTTGTATGGTCTGCCCATCTCTCGGGCAGGCAGGGAAAGGGGAGAGAAGTATGACGTCGATGCAATGCTTACAAAATCTGAAATCGTGAAATCCCTTTTAAAAGAAGGCCATTttacgccgccattttatgccccCGCTAAATGaagagtcacacaaagcatccatttccatcggctaattcaagcgagtaaccaagatattctctatatcgtcaataacgtacAATTCgtatattgttattttgaagtttccttgcgaataaaccgttgtattttcaatgataaacaataaaatgaGTGCTTGATCGACATCCTTAAGGCTCTGTCGCATGTGCTCTTTTTTGGCCCAACTTGCAAGTCAAAGGCGCCATGTCCGCacgtgttatttttttttatgaagatTTTTGTTGcggaaaaaaacaagatgtgGTGTCAAATGAGAAAACATGCTAAACAAGATGGAAGAGGAAAACTTTAGGTGCCTTTGGATGGCCCGAAATCTGGTCTCGCTCTTAGGGTGGGTGGCTAGAATGCTTGCACAACTAACTGACAAGTACTAACCAATACTCCTCTTGATAACGAATTACGCGCATTTCCAAGGCAAATTTATCGATTGCTTGGGATATTTTGGATGCTCAAATTCTTATAAGTTCGAAATATACCTTTTGGTGGGCTTTGAATAATAGCATAAGGGCGATCAGTTAGGTTTTCGTTTATAAACCGCGCCGTAGCACTGGGTGTGTATCATTTTCTTTACGAACTCCTAAAGAAATACTGCTTGCGCGGACTTGGGGACGGCAAGGGGTCGGGGGGCACTGTCCTACTTCTACGTGTCCCTGCTTATTAATTTTCAAGTCTTTAAAAACAAGTTGCGGCAATGCTAAAAGGATTTGGACGCGGACAGATTGTCGGATTTCTCAGCTATTCGGAGCTGGTTCACTTCCCTTTCTCTTGTGGAAGTAAAGCGAACGATCTCCAAGCGTCTGATTAAAACTAGGacggatgtacatggaaagagTTTTTATGGGCCATGACCGAATGGCTCATCCTGTCGCAATCTCGATGCCGCTCCTGATGAAGGTGAAATCTGAATCACACAGTTTTTACCTTCAGCGTAGTACTCTGTTACCTGTAAAACTTAAACATTCATGCGCAAACTAGGTGCGCAATGGCCCCTTGATGATTTCCCATAAATATCACATGAGGCTTTTTTCGCGCTTGAACTCGGGACAGTCATGTGTCTTATCCCTTggaattttgttttaaataaaatagatCTTTGAAATGTAAACAAAGGGAATATTAAGCTTTTGAAAAAGCGGAACCCGTGTTTGGTCGCACGATGTAGTCATTTCGTATTCTACAGGAAGATGAGAATATATTTAAGTTGACTTCACTCTTCAGTTAAAACCGGAAATGGTTCGTTGTAAAATATTTCCACATTCTTGTTATTCGACGAACCTAGATATGTCCTTCTGTCATACTTTTATAAGTCATCTGAACGAGTTATTCTTTCAAACCAACTTTGTCTTGgataaaggtaaaaaaaagttaccCTCGATATCTATAACTACATCCTGTGTTCCCTTTCAATGTTTTGTACCAACCTGTGTCCACACTGAGCCTGCATTGGATGGTTCAGCGGCATTCTACATGCGTTGCAGATGTATCTATCCTCGAGAACATCGATATATTCAAACCTAGTACTATCGAGACTCATACTGCCGAAACTTTGCGCCAAAAACTCTGATTAAAAGCGAAAGTGAAAGTGCTTAGCATACGGGAGTTCCCCGAATAGTTCGCAATCATGACCTCGACCAATCGTATAGGACTGTGAAGAGGGGGTTTCCCTGCTATCGCTACATGTACCTGACAATAACTGCTCTGTGCTCTTTGTAACGCAATCTGCTTAATCAATCGTCTTGTGCCAATCGTTCCAAGCAGCTCGAAACAGGCAAATGTTTTACTATCTGCTCTTGTAACAGATCAAAATGGAATGCGAAAAGGGTTCGTTCCTCGGTTTTTCCTTTCACATTTGCGTAATGTGACGATTAGTGCATTGTCGTTGTAGTCTTCTCGGTTTATTACAATGTATGCATGAATCTTTTAATTGGTTTTGGAAACACACTAATAAATATAGTTTTAGATATATCCTATCTGGCTTTGAGGGTACCATTGTTGTCTAAtccatttgttttatttaaaaacgATTTTGACGCACCGGTTTCCTTCAAAATATTATAAGATTTTGACAATGGAGAGTAGAAGTAGTATTTATGAAACTCATCGCCCCCTCGGTGCGCTTTCATCATTTtctcattattttttcattcaagcAATGCTGAAATATGCACAACCTGTTGATTTTTTCATTGTTGTGACATCTTGCAATGATCTGAGTAAgcacgcagctgctttgtctcctattatctttgttctacaaaggagttcttttgtctctattcttctcgttctttgtgtcgaggtgcggatattgttcatttgcccaatcaaattgcagcttgtaagagctgcgtactgacccagaAGATCTTGCGAGTCAAAATACCAAAATAGTATTCAATTGCGACACGGGACTAGTTGTAAATTATATTCACACACAATTGCTAGTTATTTGGCACAGCAAAAAATCACCGTATCCACCCACGCCTATTGCCCATGTGAGTTTGATCATCAATAAAGGATCTGGGGGGTTCCCCTGTTGCACACGCCGCCACGGTACATCATGCGAAAACTAAAGTCGCTGTCACTTTTCCCAAACACGCTATTCTATTTTACTTCATGGATTATAAAAAGGAATCCCCTTGCGAGTGAAAATCGACCCGACCATGTAGTCATAAAAGCATTCTGGGTCTTTCCCTAAGATACGTCGAAAGTGCACACGAAATCAAATCTAACTTCCTACAAAGCTATTTACTTCCTGTAATGACGTGATttatgtgacgtcacacgAGTGTTAAGTTTGGTTGAGGGCTTCGTCCTTAGTGTCATTCAAAGCTAAAAATTCATAGCGTATACACACGATAATTTAGTGCTCTTCGAAATCAAAACTCCAGGTGGAAAAAGGCAATAGTCTTAAGATTTCAGTGTCGAGAAGCATCTATCAGAGGAGTCTTATCGAAGGAAATGTAAGGGTATATACATTTAAACGTGTGTACACGCGAAATTCGTTCATGTTGATTTTCCTTCACATTGTTTTTATCTTACAGATTCATATGGAAAAGGAGACTGGTATGGCAAGCAAAATAGGAAAAAAGTTTCGTAAATGGGCCTGTTTTGGAACTAAATCCCGGGTAAGATATACTTCGATCTGTAGTTATTAAATTTCACCCTTCTGACCTAGTTGGATATAGTCTACTACAAATAGCTTGTTAATCCatcacaacaaaaacaaatacgtttattttatttcttaagTGCTTATTCAGTTTGTTAGTTGAGGGTATTGGGCGAAGTATACTACAAAATGTGATTACAAAATGTATAGTATCCAAAATGTTTAGGTCACAAACCACAAAAGAGTACGTAGGTTTGACAACGTGCAATTTGCATAGTCATGGAAAATCTTTCCTTGCTATTACAGCGCTATTCTGATCATACTAAAACactattcaatattttagtCACGCAAATGTGATTATTTAAGACAAAACAATATCTGAACGAACAATAAAGCTTATAtgtgtatttttattcttGAATAAACCCCAACATTGAATATGGAAGTTATTAGATAAACAATCATGCCTTCTAATCTTTTCCATCGAACACTTTTACAAGTTACTTTAGCATGTCTGAATTCTTAGTGAAAATATTGTATATCTAAATTGTAGCGTGGACCAGCAGTTCTTATTATTTCGATCTATGTAGCCGTCTCCTCGTGGAGTAAATTGCTTTCAGTTATTTTTCCCTCAGTCACGTCTCCTTGTACAAGTGATTTCGGTTTAAAATAATACCGGAATCGCTTTCAAAAACGACTTTAATgcttaataataaaacaacaagcttattttattttcttgtatttattttttatttgatttacaGAACCCTCACGTTCACCATAATGGTGAGGTTTTGTGTTTTGACATCGAAGGAAACCGTTTGTCTCCATTAAACACATTAGAGATAAATATAGAATCAATTTGTATAAAACAACATCTTTGCTAAGAAAATACGCTCCTAATGTTTTTCTTATGATTATTGatgtttaaaatattttcgattttttcccaaaattaaaaaatatatatatattcacctatttcaaaaaacgttgcCAGTGCAGCAAACGTCAAATGACGATTGAccaatggcagttctacggcCGAAAGGACACATGGATCCCAAAATACACATTCCATATttagaaaaatagaaataaaacatacgAATATCCATTTAATTTAATCAATATACGATTCTGGCATTGTTTGAGTTTACttatcacctttatttttacaaataattactacCCTTTCGGTCGTAAAACATCCATTTGGCAATCGCCATTCGCCGTTTgcgctgacaacctttattgaacgaaaatgcaataaaaatattgtaatgCTATCATGTCACAAAAAGATAGAATTTCGTGTCTTCAGCTATCGCGGGATTTACATAATTATTGGATGCAGTTCAAGTAAATGCATGTGTGACGATATAGATTGCATTGCACGGCTAAATTATATGTTTTGCCTActtaaaattatttattttattcggGTTTTCCACTCAAAACCGTTAGCGTGTAGAATTATGGCAGATGCTTTCAGCCGAACGTTTAATTTCCGTCTCTTTTGAGACGGAAATTCCATCATATTATGATTGTTAATCGACCTCTTCCGTTTTAAGACTTCCGGGTGGGCGAGTCAAAACACCGGAAGTTGGGGACACTCGTTCTGGATGGATAGCAAGACCTTTACTTTCTTGTCACGTTTTTCGatgatttctttttctttcaaagaaGTATCCAcgaatatttaaataaaaaataaattagacACTATGCATAACGCTAGTTCAAGCATTTGAACgttttataatttgttttgaataaCACAACAAAACATCTCTTCGATTCCGTCGTGTAGACGCGGATGTAAAGAAAGCATGCAGATATTAAAACAATGTattgggggatgggggggggggggggtagggggtgttGGACGTTGGACGTTTGAGAAGTTGTGTCGTCGAGGGCTTTCGCGAGAAAACATAACAAGCTATGTTTCGCGATCGGCACGAACAGATGTAAAGAAAGCATGCAGATATTAAAACAATGtattggggggtggggggggtagggggtgttGGACGTTGGACGTTTGAGAAGTTGTGTCGTCGAGGGCTTTCGCGAGAAAACATAACAAGCTATGTTTCGCGATCGGCACGAACAGATGTAAAGAAAGCATGCAGATATTAAAACAATGTattgggggatggggggggggggggggtagctgGTGTTGGACGT is a window from the Nematostella vectensis chromosome 9, jaNemVect1.1, whole genome shotgun sequence genome containing:
- the LOC5506647 gene encoding TNF receptor-associated factor 3, which produces MSLDSTRFEYIDVLEDRYICNACRMPLNHPMQAQCGHRFCKHCIDVILLSPFPACPRDGQTIQALSVFHDRCALAEMQALPCYCHGRCDGCQWTGPVAMVTVHEEVCAFIKVSCIHASDGCGEIMLRFQLAKHVEKECPFRLITCVYCQNDVPERTLIEHLKKCPAFPIECPNECGVKCIERKKLSAHTRECPNALTDCRFSPLGCTYKVKKIALREHQNKHVIKHMILLGRTTGEPQPNLLELQNQLERFDGENTSFKTELERHKYEFAQMKERFNDQNARLGKVEKTVANQKGDIAEIWMRFDQENLVGEVRMLDKLKTFRVKTKANKECLLSLMKRLEVRDDSQTNPNKLNRRLSQLESSITIHKTKLFQEDLRIQIQQATSYDGTFLWKIEKFTERYAEAKSDNATSIYSSPFYTHRFGYKLCARLFPNGDGSARDNYLSIFIALMRGEYDSILPWPFQETITITLIDQDNGMNISETFDPDPCSISFQRPTRNINVASGCPRFCSQTVLRTRGYMNENCVFVKIVVDKIEKGSTCT